In Streptomyces sp. RFCAC02, the following proteins share a genomic window:
- a CDS encoding RNA-binding protein, with the protein MLEEALEHLVKGIVDHPDEVQVASRTLRRGRTLEVRVHPDDLGKVIGRNGRTARSLRTVVGALGGKGIRVDLVDADEIR; encoded by the coding sequence ATGCTCGAAGAGGCCCTGGAACACCTGGTGAAGGGCATCGTCGACCATCCCGATGAGGTCCAGGTCGCCTCCCGCACCCTGCGGCGCGGGCGCACGCTCGAAGTCCGGGTGCACCCCGACGACCTCGGCAAGGTGATCGGCCGCAACGGTCGCACCGCCCGGTCGCTGCGCACCGTCGTGGGCGCGCTCGGCGGAAAGGGCATCCGCGTCGACCTCGTCGACGCGGACGAGATCCGCTGA
- the rpsP gene encoding 30S ribosomal protein S16, which yields MAVKIKLKRLGKIRSPHYRIVVADSRTRRDGRAIEELGLYHPVQNPSRIEVDSERVQYWLGVGAQPTEPVLAILKATGDWQKFKGLPAPPPLQVPEAKPDKRALFEAAAKATDGEARGEAITPKKKAEKKADAEAEAPAGSSEG from the coding sequence GCTGAAGCGACTGGGCAAGATCCGGTCGCCGCACTACCGCATCGTCGTCGCCGACTCCCGCACCCGCCGGGACGGCCGCGCCATCGAGGAGCTGGGCCTGTACCACCCGGTGCAGAACCCGTCGCGCATCGAGGTCGACTCGGAGCGCGTGCAGTACTGGCTCGGCGTCGGCGCGCAGCCGACCGAGCCGGTTCTCGCCATCCTCAAGGCCACCGGCGACTGGCAGAAGTTCAAGGGCCTGCCGGCGCCGCCGCCGCTGCAGGTCCCCGAGGCCAAGCCGGACAAGCGTGCTCTCTTCGAGGCCGCCGCCAAGGCGACCGACGGCGAGGCGCGTGGCGAGGCCATCACGCCCAAGAAGAAGGCCGAGAAGAAGGCCGACGCCGAGGCCGAGGCCCCGGCCGGGTCGTCCGAGGGCTGA